A region from the Lolium perenne isolate Kyuss_39 chromosome 4, Kyuss_2.0, whole genome shotgun sequence genome encodes:
- the LOC127296898 gene encoding uncharacterized protein, whose amino-acid sequence MKMLLLGAALCRPPLPCPSTSSSSLTSRHNCSTSPFPRQPGVVMHRRMYPKIEATARHGARKENAKVRNRRHQKKFNGTETKPRLSVFCSNKQLYAMLVDDHGKRMLFYASTLQEAICGEPPCSTVEAARKVGEELVKACKELDISEVSCYDRNGFARGEKMMAFEDPIAQHGFLPR is encoded by the exons ATGAAAATGCTATTGCTGGGGGCTGCGCTCTGCCGGCCACCATTGCCGTGTCCCTCCACCTCCAGCTCCTCCCTGACGTCGAGGCATAATTGCTCCACATCTCCTTTTCCGCGGCAGCCAG GCGTGGTTATGCACCGGCGCATGTACCCCAAGATCGAGGCCACAGCGAGGCACGGCGCGAGGAAGGAGAATGCCAAGGTCAGGAACCGCAGGCACCAGAAAAAG TTTAATGGCACAGAGACGAAGCCCAGGCTGTCTGTCTTCTGCTCCAACAAGCAGCTCTACGCCATGCTCGTCGACGACCACGGCAAGAGGATGCTGTTCTATGCCAGCACCCTGCAGGAGGCCATCTGCGGCGAACCGCCCTGCAGCACCGTG GAGGCTGCTCGGAAGGTCGGGGAGGAGCTGGTCAAGGCGTGCAAGGAGCTCGACATATCTGAGGTCTCATGCTACGACCGCAATGGATTCGCTCGAGGGGAGAAGATGATGGCGTTCGAGGATCCGATCGCGCAGCATGGGTTCCTGCCGAGATAG